One Nitrospirota bacterium genomic window, TTATGATTACCTTGCGAAAAGATTCGGCGAAAAGGTATTAATTGATTTGGCCCGGGAATATAGCCAAAAAGTAGTCCCTTTTTTTGTAGATTCAAGCGCGCGAATTATTCTTGGACAATCTTATTCATCTCTGTGGAACCAGTGGAGAGAAGAATTAACAAGAAATTTTCAGAAAAAAAAGATTTCCCTTGAAACGCTCGGAATTTCCAACCTGACTCCAATTACACAAAGAGGAGATTACAACCTGGGACCCAGGATAAGCCCTGATGGCATTTCTCTGGTTTATACGTCGGTTAATAAAGACGACTACCCGTCATTACACCTGAAAAACCTCCGGTCCGGTTCTGACCGCGAGTTAGCTCCGAGAAATTTAGGATTTAGCTCTTCCTGGTCCAGGGACGGAAAGAAACTGGCATTTGCTCAACTGGAAATTTTCCGGAATTATTCTGAATTTAACGATTTATACCTCTATGACTTTCAAAAAAGGAATCTGAAACGGTTAACTTTCGGAAAAAGATTAAGAGACCCCGATTTTAATCCGGATGGAAGGAGTCTGGTAGCAGTCGAAAACCAAACCGGCGAAAATAGATTAGTTCTATTTTCCCTCGGTTCAGGCTTGATTGAACCTGTTACCTGGCTGGATTCAAATATGATTTTCAGCCATCCTCGATGGTCTCCTGACGGTCATTCTATCGTTGTCTCGGGATGGAAAAATGGATTAAACGGTCTCTATCTCGTTAATTTGGAAATTAAGGAGATCATTCCGTTGATTCAGGATCGCTTCATGTTCCTGACTCCGACATGGTCTCCTGACGGAAAGAAAATTCTTTTTTCCAGCGATAAAACCGGTATCTATAACATTTTCTCATACAACATTGAGACCAAAGAAATGTCTCAGATTACCAATCTTCTGGGAGGGGGATTTACACCTGAGGTTTCCACTGATGGCCGTGAAATAATTCTGTCGGCTTATCATAGTCGGGGTTTTGACCTTTATAAAATAAAATGGGCCAAAGAAAACCCTCAGAAATTTGAAAAAATATTTTCTGATAATATATCAAAATCAGATTCTTCAACGCCCCTGGCAGGAATTTCGTTCGAGTCTTATTCCCCCTGGCCTACTCTCCTTCCGCGATTTTGGATTCCAATTGCAGGGGGTGATGAATCGGGTCTCCAACTGGGAGGCACGACAGCCGGATCCGACATATTGGGACGACATCGGTACGATCTTTCCGCGTTATATGGGTTCTTATCACACCGGCCTGCCGGCTCATTTCAATATGAAAACAACTCATTTTACCCTACTATTCATGCCGGACTGTCATATATGCCCATTATTTATCCCGATCTCCTGACCGATTTACAAGGGCATCAGTTGGATTACTGGGAAAACAAAGTCAGGGCAGAATTCGATATTTCATATTCATGGAACTTTTTAAAAAGCTCAAACACGTTAAAGGGAGGTTATTTTACTGAGACTTTTTCCGCTCTTTCAACCGTTCCCATGGGAATACAACCTCCAGAAACAGGAGTCATAAAAAGTTTACGCTCCTCATGGCAATTAAACACCTCAAAAGAATTTGCCTTTTCGATCAGCCCGGAAAACGGTCGGCACCTTCAGATACAGTATGACTGGTTGAGTCATCAAATTGGGAGTGATTTCAATCAAAACCGCTTTATCGCGGGATGGTATGAATATATCCATTTTTTCTTTCCTCATCACGTGCTTGCCACCCGGTTGACGGGCGCTTTTGCAACTGGAGATCACTTGGTCTATAGATCTTTTCAGGTGGGGGGGCCTGATTTTACAGAAGAAATTATCGAACCTGACCAAACAAATTTCTTTCTCAGAGGTTATCCCATCAGGCAACTTCGTGGAAATAAAGCATTGATTGGGTCCATTGAATATCGATTCCCAATATATAATATTGAACGCGGATACCGATCATGGCCGTTCTTCTTAAACAGAACGCATGGCGCTCTGTTTTTTGATATAGGAAATGCCTGGGATCGGGAAACCGCCCTGCCGGATTTCCGAAGAGGATTTGGAGCAGAAATTAAAATGGATATGACTTTCTCCTATCTTGTTCCACTCAGGCTACGGCTCGGAGTCGGAAGAGGGGCTGATTCTGACGGGATCACTCAATTTTATTTTATGACAGGAAATAGTTTTTAATTCATGGTGGACATTTGAAGTTTCGAAAACCATTGCTGGTCGGCAATATCCTGCGTAACAAATGAGGGACCACCGCGCAATCCTATTCCCCATTTATTCATTAAACTTTCTGCCTTCACCGTCGGATCAAAACTAATTAAAGTGAGAATAAAGATGAATAAAGTCCTGAGCAGAGAATTCATTAAAATTTCCTTTGCCAAAGTCAAGTTAAAGTCTCCTAGATTCACGCCATTCTTGGGACGCCATGATCGTTGGGTCAGCGTTTTCTATTCTTAAGGGACCGTATGTGTTCTGGTTTTCCTCCTGCAAATTCTGGGGACACCTACTTATTTCTGTTCTACAATTTCAATCCGCCCAAGAAGGTCCATAACACTTTCGGCTCTAAACTCGGTATCGAGAAGGCTCAATGGAGCTTGGTTTCTTAAAGCGCAGTTGGGATGTTTAAGCCAGTCAATTGCCAAATCTTGTTTCTCAAACACTTCAACTGCGCGCCGAACTACCCGGGCAAGAATGTTGTCATATCTTTATTTTTGTTCTTTTTGGGCTTCTGAAACCAGATCATCGTTCGGGACAATATGCAGTTCGACCCGTCTGTTTTGAGCCCTTCCATCCGCCGTGCTGTTGTCCGCGGCGGGATTTTCACTTCCAAATCCCCTTGCTGTTATACGATTCGATTTAACCCCGTTGTTAATCAGAGAAAATTCCACCGCTTTTGCCCTGTTTTCTGATAAGTCCTGATTGTTCTTTGAGGATCCTGTGCTGTCCGTATACCCCGCGACGGTAATATCTGTTTTCGGATATCTCCTCAGGACATCGGCGATTTTGCTTAACGAATTTTTAGATTCGGGTTTTAATTCCGCTTTGTTGACGTCAAAAAGAATTTTGTCCTTCATCGTCACGATAATTCCATCTTCGGTTCTCTGGGTCTCCGCGACCTTTTCCAATTCAGCGGCTTGTTTATCCATATAGTTCCCTATTAATCCGCCTCCAAGGGCTCCGACCAGACCCCCGATTAACGCCCCCTGACCTGCTTTTCCACTCTGGCTTCCGATTAAACCACCAACGGCCGCTCCGCCAAGGGCTCCAAGGAGGGTTCCTTTTTTGGCCCGGGCATTGTCCCCTTCGGTCGCGCATCCGATGAAGAAAACGACAATCAAAAAACTGGTTAAGACTTTAAAAATCTGTTTCATGCGAGAACTCTCCTTATGTTTGATGTTATTGAATGATTCTTACGAGACCATCATTCTTAATATGATGGTTCCCAGGCTAAACTTCAAGGTCCAATCTCGACTTTCGAAATTGGCGTATAAAATAATAGGTAATAAAATATGAGATCACGGCAAAAAAAATCCCCATGAGAGTTGTCCCCAGAAAAAATGGACCGATATAGGGTTTTAAATTTTCAATAAAACCAAAGAAAGTAAGATGCTGCCACGAGACTTGTGGAAAAACTGAAGCGCCGCCGTAGAGATAAACTCCAAACCAGAGGCACCCGCCGTAAAGGGGGGTAAAGGTCCAGGGATTGTTGACAAACGCACCGATAATCAACGCCACAGGATTTAAACGAAAAAGCCATGCCACGAGTACCACCATGAGGGTGTGAAAGCCCAAAATAGGGGAAAAAGCAATAAAAACACCAACGGAAAAAGCCAAAGCGATTTTTTTTGGTGAATCATTAAGGTTCAACAATTCTTTAATTTTAAGTTTTATTTTAGCAATCATGGTTGATTTTGATGGGATGTAAAATGTTCATAACCTCTTATCTTTATTTTTATTTCTTTTCCGGATTGATCGAAGTACCGAATCCCTCTTTTTGAGGTAATTTTTCCTATCGGTTTTGCTATGATTTTTCTGCCGGCGATCAGGTCTTCAATCCGGCTTACCTTTTTCGGTGAAACGGTAAACAGCAGT contains:
- a CDS encoding PD40 domain-containing protein; the encoded protein is MVLTTGCAISFRGGTKLDPSLSWNLIKTGHFQVYFHEREEVQAKKAALIAEEIHALLVEKLKWPPPSEKTHLILLDSIDSPFGATIPIPHNTIYISLTPPPASPIPFLVGYDEWLREVIAHEYMHILHLDMNGGTSAVIRKIFGREPFPLLVFNGAFPNLLQPDWLIEGLATYEESAIGVSDRRDNAYIEMVLRMAVLENNFPTLDQAGGKDSWPGNQIQYLFGARFYDYLAKRFGEKVLIDLAREYSQKVVPFFVDSSARIILGQSYSSLWNQWREELTRNFQKKKISLETLGISNLTPITQRGDYNLGPRISPDGISLVYTSVNKDDYPSLHLKNLRSGSDRELAPRNLGFSSSWSRDGKKLAFAQLEIFRNYSEFNDLYLYDFQKRNLKRLTFGKRLRDPDFNPDGRSLVAVENQTGENRLVLFSLGSGLIEPVTWLDSNMIFSHPRWSPDGHSIVVSGWKNGLNGLYLVNLEIKEIIPLIQDRFMFLTPTWSPDGKKILFSSDKTGIYNIFSYNIETKEMSQITNLLGGGFTPEVSTDGREIILSAYHSRGFDLYKIKWAKENPQKFEKIFSDNISKSDSSTPLAGISFESYSPWPTLLPRFWIPIAGGDESGLQLGGTTAGSDILGRHRYDLSALYGFLSHRPAGSFQYENNSFYPTIHAGLSYMPIIYPDLLTDLQGHQLDYWENKVRAEFDISYSWNFLKSSNTLKGGYFTETFSALSTVPMGIQPPETGVIKSLRSSWQLNTSKEFAFSISPENGRHLQIQYDWLSHQIGSDFNQNRFIAGWYEYIHFFFPHHVLATRLTGAFATGDHLVYRSFQVGGPDFTEEIIEPDQTNFFLRGYPIRQLRGNKALIGSIEYRFPIYNIERGYRSWPFFLNRTHGALFFDIGNAWDRETALPDFRRGFGAEIKMDMTFSYLVPLRLRLGVGRGADSDGITQFYFMTGNSF
- a CDS encoding DUF2384 domain-containing protein; the protein is MLARVVRRAVEVFEKQDLAIDWLKHPNCALRNQAPLSLLDTEFRAESVMDLLGRIEIVEQK
- a CDS encoding OmpA family protein, with translation MKQIFKVLTSFLIVVFFIGCATEGDNARAKKGTLLGALGGAAVGGLIGSQSGKAGQGALIGGLVGALGGGLIGNYMDKQAAELEKVAETQRTEDGIIVTMKDKILFDVNKAELKPESKNSLSKIADVLRRYPKTDITVAGYTDSTGSSKNNQDLSENRAKAVEFSLINNGVKSNRITARGFGSENPAADNSTADGRAQNRRVELHIVPNDDLVSEAQKEQK
- a CDS encoding DUF2062 domain-containing protein yields the protein MIAKIKLKIKELLNLNDSPKKIALAFSVGVFIAFSPILGFHTLMVVLVAWLFRLNPVALIIGAFVNNPWTFTPLYGGCLWFGVYLYGGASVFPQVSWQHLTFFGFIENLKPYIGPFFLGTTLMGIFFAVISYFITYYFIRQFRKSRLDLEV